A genome region from Arachis duranensis cultivar V14167 chromosome 8, aradu.V14167.gnm2.J7QH, whole genome shotgun sequence includes the following:
- the LOC107462416 gene encoding seed biotin-containing protein SBP65, with protein MASDQLQRRENASVEREVHIEKDRVTKMTTHFEHLAEEVKESDDSSKDTPQGTQFESLADKVKGGGEHGGRKSENVAASDAQAQHHNVGKFESGEEFEGRTREVTGSVPERSGENKESVGQVTAEEARGGDRGREEGVSEGQRLQEAIGGGAETEAAKAKRNQEQEIFQGGRVGGGAAETEGAKAERNQEPEEAQTKNESETLRSKEQTAPQQGYVDATKETLSGGAKAAAEYTAPVAEKAKDYTLQAAEKAKDVTVESGKTAAEYAGKTAVDLKDKAAVAAWKAANFGTEVTVEGTKTAVHVVEGAAGYAGQKAAELAVKSVGAVKGLAASAGETAKEYTARKKDEAQRDLDLKKASQFQEGRTTQGVGETVSLEGTGSSVLSSIGETVGNVGQQIKKPFQNITGSGQTEESNRIQQGQQQIQHEGGEAMTRVGDVAQRVKKPLDTITGNITEGGGEVLGAVGETVGEIGESMIKPAETAQEQHQGKEGQQGGGVLGAVGETISEIAHTTKLMVGGEEESETMHKNVEGRRKNP; from the exons ATGGCGTCTGACCAGTTGCAAAGGAGAGAGAACGCGAGTGTTGAGAGAGAGGTGCACATTGAGAAGGACAGGGTGACGAAGATGACAACGCATTTTGAGCATCTTGCTGAGGAAGTTAAGGAATCTGATGATAGCAGCAAGGACACTCCTCAAGGTACACAGTTTGAGTCCCTTGCTGACAAAGTGAAAGGTGGCGGTGAACATGGAGGTAGAAAAAGCGAGAATGTAGCGGCGAGTGATGCTCAAGCTCAACATCATAATGTGGGGAAGTTCGAGAGCGGAGAAGAATTTGAAGGAAGAACAAGAGAGGTCACTGGCAGTGTGCCAGAGAGGAGTGGTGAAAACAAGGAGAGTGTGGGACAAGTTACTGCTGAGGAAGCAAGAGGGGGAGACAGAGGAAGAGAGGAGGGTGTTAGTGAAGGACAGAGGTTGCAAGAGGCTATAGGTGGTGGTGCTGAAACAGAAGCTGCCAAAGCAAAGAGGAACCAAGAGCAAGAGATTTTTCAGGGAGGAAGAGTTGGCGGTGGTGCTGCTGAAACCGAAGGTGCAAAAGCAGAGAGGAATCAAGAACCAGAAGAAGCTCAAACGAAGAATGAAAGTGAGACACTTAGAAGCAAAGAACAAACTGCACCGCAACAAGGCTATGTTGATGCAACCAAAGAAACACTCTCAGGTGGAGCAAAAGCTGCAGCAGAATACACTGCGCCGGTTGCGGAGAAAGCCAAAGACTACACCCTGCAAGCTGCTGAGAAGGCCAAGGATGTCACGGTGGAGAGCGGCAAGACTGCCGCAGAGTACGCTGGCAAGACTGCAGTGGACTTGAAGGACAAGGCGGCCGTGGCAGCGTGGAAGGCGGCGAATTTCGGCACGGAGGTGACCGTGGAGGGGACTAAGACTGCAGTACATGTGGTGGAGGGGGCTGCCGGGTATGCTGGTCAGAAGGCGGCTGAGCTGGCAGTGAAGTCGGTGGGTGCTGTGAAAGGATTGGCTGCTTCTGCTGGTGAGACTGCTAAGGAGTACACTGCGAGGAAGAAGGACGAAGCTCAGAGGGACTTGGACCTCAAGAAAGCCTCTCAATTTCAG GAAGGGAGGACAACACAAGGGGTCGGCGAAACTGTGAGTCTAGAGGGAACAGGAAGCAGCGTGTTATCGTCCATTGGAGAAACTGTGGGAAATGTTGGTCAGCAGATAAAGAAACCATTTCAAAACATCACTGGAAGTGGACAAACTGAAGAGAGCAACAGAATTCAACAAGGGCAGCAACAGATTCAGCACGAGGGTGGTGAAGCAATGACAAGAGTTGGTGATGTGGCACAAAGGGTGAAGAAGCCATTGGACACCATCACTGGTAACATCACTGAGGGAGGTGGTGAGGTTTTGGGAGCTGTTGGTGAAACTGTGGGCGAGATTGGTGAATCAATGATCAAACCTGCTGAGACAGCTCAAGAACAGCATCAAGGTAAAGAGGGACAACAAGGTGGTGGTGTGCTTGGTGCCGTTGGTGAAACCATTTCCGAGATTGCACACACAACTAAGCTCATGGTTGGTGGTGAGGAAGAAAGTGAGACGATGCACAAGAATGTTGAAGGGAGGAGGAAGAACCCTTGA
- the LOC107462417 gene encoding protein trichome birefringence-like 39 — protein MSQQGFFLLLLSLFIALFCNRHKARAEDAGNATIIAKKLGGRCNWFRGKWVYDASYPLYNPSTCPFIDPQFNCQKYGRPDKQYQRYRWQPFSCSLPRFNAMDFLTRYRGKKIMFVGDSLSLNQFNSLACMIHSWVPNTRTSFTKNSALSTITFQDYGLQLFLYRTPYLVDLDRERVGRVLKLDSIKSGDAWRGMDVLVFNTWHWWTHTGNAQPWDYIQDRGKLYKDMNRFIAYYKGLTTWARWVNLNVNPAQTKVFFLGISPVHYEGRDWNQPAKSCMSQTEPFFGLKYPAGTPMAWVVVNKVLSRIKKPVFFLDVTTLSQYRKDAHPEGYSGVMATDCSHWCLPGLPDTWNVLLHAALFA, from the exons ATGTCACAGCAGGGCTTCTTCCTCTTACTACTCTCTCTGTTCATCGCTCTGTTTTGCAACCGCCACAAAGCAAGAGCAGAGGATGCTGGCAATGCAACCATTATTGCAAAGAAGCTTGGTGGAAGGTGTAACTGGTTCCGTGGGAAATGGGTCTACGACGCTTCATATCCTCTCTACAATCCTTCCACGTGTCCCTTCATAGATCCTCAATTCAATTGCCAGAAGTATGGTCGACCTGATAAACAGTACCAGAGATATAGATGGCAACCCTTCTCTTGTTCCTTACCCAG GTTTAATGCAATGGATTTTCTAACAAGATACAGAGGGAAGAAGATAATGTTTGTGGGAGATTCATTGAGCTTGAACCAGTTCAATTCACTGGCATGTATGATTCACTCTTGGGTTCCAAACACAAGAACATCTTTCACAAAGAACAGTGCTCTCTCCACAATCACATTCCAG gaTTATGGGCTGCAATTGTTTCTGTACCGTACACCATACTTGGTAGACCTTGACCGTGAGAGGGTTGGGAGGGTTTTGAAGCTTGACTCGATAAAGAGCGGTGATGCTTGGAGAGGAATGGACGTCCTTGTTTTCAACACGTGGCACTGGTGGACCCACACTGGCAATGCACAGCC GTGGGATTATATTCAAGACCGTGGCAAGTTGTACAAAGACATGAACCGATTTATTGCATATTACAAGGGCCTAACAACTTGGGCCAGATGGGTTAACCTTAATGTCAACCCAGCCCAGACCAAGGTCTTCTTCTTGGGAATTTCCCCTGTCCATTACGA GGGGAGAGATTGGAACCAGCCTGCAAAATCATGCATGAGCCAAACAGAACCATTCTTTGGGTTAAAGTACCCAGCAGGAACACCAATGGCTTGGGTTGTGGTCAACAAAGTTCTAAGTAGGATCAAGAAGCCAGTGTTCTTTCTTGATGTAACTACTCTCTCACAGTACAGAAAAGATGCACACCCTGAGGGTTACAGTGGTGTTATGGCCACTGATTGCAGCCATTGGTGCCTCCCAGGGCTTCCTGATACTTGGAATGTGCTTCTTCATGCTGCTCTTTTTGCTTGA
- the LOC107462415 gene encoding adenylate-forming reductase 06235-like, which yields MGGTEMKIARFSSCRGVPFEINANRSNPFAIEPPPTPIPKPEPTTHGSWRWLPWTRTSSFKLLPRMYAVSPGRSRSSSHFCDIDIDADKDDHDDDDDDVEVEFIAEGTQDAEKQQQKKANSSRLSIILLDQGFTVYKWIFLVCLALNMVALSLAASGHFPYAKEKASLFSIANILALTLCRSEATLRILFYLVVKTIGKPFVPLRIKTSTTSFLQSLGGIHSSCGVSSISWLLFSLVLTMKNKNKTSTEIIVVAFVILLLLFLSSLAAFPLVRHLHHNVFERTHRFAGWTALILLWLFILLSISYDPNSQSYHFTISKMIKNQESWFTLAITILIVLPWLTVRKVAVRVSTASSHATIIKFEGGVEAGLFGRISPSPLSEWHAFGIISDGKKEHMMLAGAVGDFTRSLVSTKPNHLWVRKLHFAGLTYLVKLYKRVLLVATGSGICVFLSFLLQKRQHHVDVYLIWVAKDIETNFGKEIVELVRNYPKEKVIVHDTGVCGRPNVGEMSVEGATTWNCEVVIVTSNPQGSKDVVRACKKAKIPAFGPIWDS from the coding sequence ATGGGTGGCACAGAGATGAAGATAGCCAGGTTCTCAAGCTGTAGAGGGGTGCCATTTGAGATCAATGCTAATAGAAGCAACCCTTTTGCAATAGAGCCACCACCAACACCAATTCCAAAGCCAGAACCAACAACACATGGATCATGGCGTTGGCTTCCATGGACAAGAACCAGTTCTTTCAAGCTTCTTCCTCGGATGTATGCCGTTAGTCCAGGTCGAAGCCGTTCCAGCAGTCACTTCTGTGACATTGACATTGATGCTGACAAAGATgaccatgatgatgatgatgatgatgttgaggtAGAGTTCATAGCAGAAGGTACTCAAGATGCAGAGAAACAACAACAGAAGAAAGCTAATAGTTCAAGGCTTTCAATTATTCTTCTAGATCAAGGTTTCACAGTGTATAAATGGatattccttgtttgtttgGCCTTGAATATGGTTGCATTATCTCTTGCAGCTTCAGGGCATTTTCCATATGCAAAGGAAAAGGCTTCACTTTTCTCCATTGCTAACATTCTAGCTCTTACACTCTGCAGAAGTGAAGCAACACTCAGAATTCTTTTCTATTTGGTTGTGAAGACTATTGGGAAGCCTTTTGTTCCTCTCAGGATCAAAACTTCCACAACTTCATTCCTTCAAAGCCTTGGAGGAATCCACAGTAGTTGTGGTGTTTCTTCCATATCAtggcttctcttttctttagtCCTTActatgaaaaacaaaaacaaaacttcCACTGAGATCATTGTTGTTGCATTTGTCATCCTCTTACtcctttttctctcttcccttGCCGCCTTCCCTCTTGTCCGCCACCTCCACCACAATGTCTTCGAGCGCACGCACCGGTTCGCCGGCTGGACAGCTCTCATCCTTCTCTGGCTGTTCATTCTTCTGTCTATAAGCTATGATCCTAATTCACAATCCTATCACTTCACCATCTCTAAGATGATCAAGAACCAAGAATCATGGTTCACTCTAGCCATCACAATCCTTATAGTCCTTCCTTGGTTAACCGTTAGAAAGGTAGCGGTTCGTGTTTCTACGGCATCAAGCCATGCCACAATCATAAAATTTGAAGGTGGTGTTGAAGCAGGGTTGTTTGGTAGAATTAGTCCATCACCTTTATCTGAATGGCATGCATTTGGGATCATATCTGATGGAAAGAAAGAACACATGATGCTAGCTGGTGCGGTTGGTGACTTCACACGATCATTAGTTTCAACAAAACCAAACCATCTTTGGGTAAGGAAATTGCACTTTGCAGGGCTAACTTACCTAGTGAAACTGTACAAAAGGGTGTTGTTGGTGGCAACAGGATCAGGAATCTGTGTTTTCTTGTCATTCCTATTGCAGAAAAGGCAACATCATGTTGATGTGTACCTGATTTGGGTGGCTAAGGATATTGAAACAAACTTTGGAAAGGAGATAGTTGAGTTGGTAAGAAATTATCCAAAGGAGAAAGTGATTGTTCATGACACTGGAGTTTGTGGTAGGCCTAATGTGGGTGAGATGAGTGTGGAAGGTGCTACTACGTGGAATTGTGAAGTAGTTATTGTTACTAGCAACCCTCAAGGTAGCAAAGATGTTGTTAGAGCATGCAAGAAGGCCAAGATTCCTGCTTTTGGTCCAATTTGGGACTCTTGA